DNA from Opitutus sp. ER46:
GCTTCCGCACCGGCTGCAAGGTCGTCCTCCTCGACCGCCAGGGTAAGCTCCTCCACAACGACGTCGTCTATCCCGACCGCGAGGCCGCCGAGGCCAAGGAGAAGCTCACGGGCTTCGTGAAGTTCTTCAACGTCGAGGCCATCGCCATCGGCAACGGCACCGCCGGTCGCGAGACCGAGGCCTTCGTCCGCGCCCTCGGCCTGCCCGGCTCGATCCCGATCGTCATGGTCAACGAGTCCGGCGCCTCGATCTACTCCGCCAGCGAGGTCGCCCGCGAGGAGTTCCCCGACCACGACATCACCGTCCGCGGCGCGGTCTCCATCGGCCGCCGGCTCATGGATCCGCTCGCCGAGCTCGTGAAGCTCGATCCGAAATCCATCGGCGTCGGCCAATACCAGCACGACGTCGAGCAGACCGCCCTCAAGCGCTCGCTTGACGACACCGTCGTCAGCGCCGTCAACGGCGTCGGCGTCGAGCTCAACACCGCCTCCAAGCAGCTCCTCAGCTACGTATCCGGCCTCAACGCCGCCGTCGCCGCTGCGATCGTCGCCCGCCGCAACGAGAAGGGCCCGTTCAAGTCCCGCGCCGAGCTGAAGGAAGTGCCGCGGCTCGGCCCGAAGGCCTTCGAACAGGCCGCCGGCTTCCTGCGCATCCGCGACAGCTCCCACCCGCTCGACGCCAGCGCCGTGCACCCGGAGCGTTACGCGCTCGTCGAGAAGATGGCCGCCGACATCGGCGCCACCGTCGACGACCTCATCCGCGACGCCAAGCTGCGCGCCAAGATCAAGCTCGAGACCTACGTCACCGCCGAGGTCGGTCTGCCGACGCTGACAGATATCATGGCCGAGCTCGCCAAGCCGGGCCGCGACCCGCGCCAGAAATTCGAGGCGTTCAGCTTCGCCGAGGGCATCAACAAGCCCACCGACCTCAAGCCGGGCATGAAGCTGCCGGGCATCGTCACCAACGTCACCGCCTTCGGCGCGTTCGTGGATATCGGCGTGCACCAGGACGGCCTCGTCCACGTCAGCCAGCTCGCGGACACCTTTGTGAAGGAGCCGGCCGCCGTCGTGAAGCCGGGCCAGAAGGTCATGGTCACCGTCACCGAGGTCGACCTGGCCCGAAACCGCATCGCGCTCTCCATGCGCAGCAAGCCCGAGATCGGCCCGAAGAATCCCTCCGGCGCCCGCTCCCCGGGCGGCCCGCGCCCCGGCGGCTCCGCGCGCCCGAGCGCCCCCGCCCCCCGCGCCCCGCAATCGCTCACCGGCGACTGGTTCAGCCAGGCGATGAACAAAAAGCGATAGGCGATAGGCGGTAAGCGATAGGCTTCCGGTGCCTGGGCTGAAGCCCAGCACCGGCCCCCTTCCACGGGCGCCGTCCCGTGGTCAGGAATTCTGCCGGTGCACCGACACCCACGCGCAGCAACGACGCGCCCGCCGCCAGCCACAGGCATACGAAACTCGACGCCCATCCCCACTTCCGTCCCCTCCCGCCCCGCCGGTGCCTGGGCTAAAGCCCAGCACCAGCCCCCTTCCACGGGCGCCGTCCCGTGTTTTAGGAATTTTGCCGGCCGCCGGCAAAATTCCTAACGGTAGGGCTGGTGCAGCTCGACGGGCTTCTGCGTTTTCTGCTTCGCGCGGATCCGCAGGTTCAGCATCTCGACGCCAAACGCGAAGGCCATGGAGAAGTAGATGTAGCCCTTCGGGATGTGCTGGTGCAGCCCTTCCGCGACGAGCGTCACGCCGATCAGGATCAGAAAACTCAGCGCCAGCATCTTCAGCGTCGGGTGCCGGTTCACAAAGTCGCCGATCGATTTGGCGAACGCGAGCATCACGCCGAGCGCAATGATCACCGCCGAGATCATCACCCAGAGGTTGTTCGCCATGCCCACCGCCGTGATCACGGAGTCCAGCGAGAACACGATATCGAGGAGCAGGATTTGGGTCACCACGCCGGCCATGGTCACGCGCGTCTTCGCGTTCACCACGTGCCCGTCGTCGTCCTCCAGCTTCTCGTGTACCTCCTTCACGCTCTTCCAGATCAGGAAGAGACCGCCGAGCAGGAGCACGAGGTCGCGCCCCGAGATGACTTGGTCCACCACCGGCAGCGTGAACAGCGGCGCC
Protein-coding regions in this window:
- a CDS encoding Tex family protein, which encodes MSAVATSASASQPNPDHVLRLAGELNIKVFQIAATAQLLAEGATVPFIARYRKEATGELDEVQVTAIRDRLEQLRAIDDRRAAILASLKERNLLTPELEKAINAADSLTALEDIYLPFRPKKRTRATIAKEKGLEPLADLLFAQDPATDVTAAAQAYVGREYVADDGKKQTSKIENLEEALAGARDIIAERVSDDKDARARLRAVYQKDAVVSSKVMLGKENDAEAAKFKDYFEWSEPLAKAPSHRILAMRRGEKEMFLMMRVQLPDEATAFATVQNLFVKAKCPAADQVALAVQDACKRLLGPAMETEMRLESKKRADEAAIRVFTDNLRELLLAAPLGQRAVLAIDPGFRTGCKVVLLDRQGKLLHNDVVYPDREAAEAKEKLTGFVKFFNVEAIAIGNGTAGRETEAFVRALGLPGSIPIVMVNESGASIYSASEVAREEFPDHDITVRGAVSIGRRLMDPLAELVKLDPKSIGVGQYQHDVEQTALKRSLDDTVVSAVNGVGVELNTASKQLLSYVSGLNAAVAAAIVARRNEKGPFKSRAELKEVPRLGPKAFEQAAGFLRIRDSSHPLDASAVHPERYALVEKMAADIGATVDDLIRDAKLRAKIKLETYVTAEVGLPTLTDIMAELAKPGRDPRQKFEAFSFAEGINKPTDLKPGMKLPGIVTNVTAFGAFVDIGVHQDGLVHVSQLADTFVKEPAAVVKPGQKVMVTVTEVDLARNRIALSMRSKPEIGPKNPSGARSPGGPRPGGSARPSAPAPRAPQSLTGDWFSQAMNKKR
- a CDS encoding TerC family protein, which codes for MDWLTDPQIWISLLTLTALEIVLGIDNVIFISILAGKLPAEQQDKARKTGLMLALVTRILLLMSLTWIMKLTAPLFTLPVVDQVISGRDLVLLLGGLFLIWKSVKEVHEKLEDDDGHVVNAKTRVTMAGVVTQILLLDIVFSLDSVITAVGMANNLWVMISAVIIALGVMLAFAKSIGDFVNRHPTLKMLALSFLILIGVTLVAEGLHQHIPKGYIYFSMAFAFGVEMLNLRIRAKQKTQKPVELHQPYR